CGGAGATGTATGAGAAGAGAATGAAAAAGCTTGAATTAGCGGATAAGGAAATACCAATTACAGACAAGGTTAGATTATATGGACCAGAGAGTGCGGACATAACTCTGGTTGGTTGGGGATCAACAAAGGGCGTTTTACTGGATGTAATGAACATACTAAGCAAGGAGGGTTACAGGGTTAATTTCCTGCAACTTAAGATGTTCATACCATTCCCAAGCGAGTTTGTAAGGAATGTATTAAGTAAGAGCCAGGTAATAATTGATATTGAGTCGAACTACGAGGCACAGGCAGCGAGTATTATTAGGGAGAAGACCGGCATTGAGATTAGGTACAAGGCGGTTAAGGTCACTGGGAGACCAATATTTGTTGATGAGGTTTACGAAGCAGTCAAGAAAATATTGAAGGATAAGGATGAGAAAATAATACTGATGAAAGGACCTTAATCACTTAAATTATTGTTAATGTTCTCAATTCTAAAACATTTATATCAGTACTCTACACAATAATCATATGAAAGCAGTTACTGTCATCCCAGGCATACCAGAATCGCTGAGATTAATGGACGTTTCTAAGCCGAACCCTAATAAGGGGCAGGTCCTACTTAAACCAATTAGGGTTGGTGTTTGCGGCACGGATAAGGAGATCATTGAGGGCAGATATGGTAAGGCTCCCGAGGGTAACCAATATCTGATTCTTGGTCATGAGGCAGTTGCCGAGGTTGTTGAGATTGGTGATGGTGTTGATAATGCGGGTGTTGGGGACATAGTCGTACCAACAGTAAGGAGACCACTGAATTGCGACTTACCCGTGGACTTCTGCCCAGTTGGTCATTACCTGGAACACGGGATTTGGGGTTTACACGGCCATGCAGCTGAGTACTCAGTGACTGATGCCAAGTACCTGGTTAAGGTGCCCAAGGAGATTGTTGATGTTGCGGTGCTCACAGAACCACTCTCGGTGGTTGAGAAGGGGATTGACATGGCCATGAGGATTGGGCAGGCTAGGTTTGATTGGAAACCAAGGACCGCGTTGGTGCTCGGCGCTGGGCCCGTGGGGTTATTAGCCACGATGGTTCTCAGACTTATGGGCTTAAGCACGGTGACAACAGCCACAAGGCCGCCAGACAGCCTAAAGGCAAAGCTCGTTAAGGAGCTTGGTGGTACATACGTAGACTCGGCGGTTGGGCAGATAAGTGGTGAATTTGATATTGTGGTTGAGGCCACTGGATCGCCACAAGTGATTAATGAGGGGCTTGGGCACATAGCACCCAATGGTGTTTATGTCCTACTCGGTGTATATCCAAGCGGTGGTTCTCTGAATAACCTCGGCGAATTAATGACAAGTGTCGTGCTTAACAATAAGGTGATTGTAGGCTCAGTAAACGCAGGCATTAAACACTTCGAAATGGCACTGGAACACCTAAGGAGAGCTAAGGATGAATTCAACAATTGGCCCGCCAAGTTAATAACAAAGAGAGCTAACCTAAGTAATTATCAGGAGGCATACACGTGGACTCATGACGATATAAAGACAGTGCTAGAGATTATTCAGTCGTAAAATTACGACAACATGCATCCAAGCTTGTTATTTATACCTAAGCCATCATAGAGCAGCTTACAGCCCTTGAGCATCTCCTTAATGACTGGGTCATCAAGATCATCAATACTAAGTATAGTTAGGTCTAGGAATAAACCCTCGGGCTTTAGTGAACGAAGCCTCAATAACTCACTATGCACATCAGATACCTGCCTAAGTATTACAGCAACATCATAGTCACTATTAGGTAAGTAATCACCACGGGCTCTAGAACCAAAGAGCACAATAGTGCTCTCAGGCAACTCCTGAATCAACCTATTCACATACTCCTTGAGAGCCTTATCTCCATCCTCGACGTACTTAGCCAGAGTCCTTAGAAACTGACTTAACAAATTCAATGAGTCTCCTCGCATACTCAACACACCTAACTGCAGTATCCTCATTATAAACCCTGGGCTTCCTGCCAGGATACCTGGCTAACGTATACTCACCGCTCAGGGCATCTGCATATAAGTAAAGTTCCATAGGCACATCAACACCTAAGGATTTAATGGTCCTTAATAACTCAGCTAAGTCGTGAGTGAATGGGTAAGTACCTACCTTAGCCATTAAGAATCCCTTTAAGTAAAGTTCTGCGGCTTGTTGGGCTTAGAAGCATGATAGCCAATAGAGTCCGTCATTTACATGATTCTCTGCATCCTTAAGAAAGGCATCACCTTCTCAATCCATTCGCTAGGTAGGTTCATTACTTACCAGTAATTATATATAAATAATTAAGAATAAAAGGAATTATGCAAGCAAGCACTGATATTATTATTAACACAAGTAAGTATAATAGGTTATTAGTTCTCTACATAATGAGACATAGTCATGAAGATCACTGATGTAATCACATACGTAGCCAGGGCCTATGTGGGAAAACCAGTTACTGGGTTTAGGGGACCCTATGAGGAGGTTGCATCGAAGATTAGTCATGGATTCACCGCAGTCTATGTTAAGGTAGTTACTGACGAGGGATTGATAGGCTGGGGCGAGGCAATAGCTAGGGAGGCTCCTGAGGCCACGGCATCCGTTATTAACGCATTATTTAAGCCAATGCTGATCGGAAAGGACCCTCTGGATAATGAGGTTCTTTGGGAACAATTATTCTCTGCCATGAGGATCCGCGGGCATTACGCTGGTTATTATGTTGAGGCCTTGTCAGGTATTGACCTAGCCCTATGGGACATCAAGGGTAAATACCTTGGTAAACCAGTGTATAAATTGTTAGGTGGCGCCTTTAGGGATAAGGTTAGGGCCTACGCATCATCAGTATTGTTCATGAGTCCCGAAGATACTGTTAAGGAGGTGGAAAGGTTGGTTCAAAGTGGGTTTAAGTACGTTAAAGTTAAGATTGGTAGAGGTTATGATGTGGATAAGGCCGTTATAAAGGCAATAAGGGATTCGCTAGGTAATGATGTTGAGATCATGGTTGACGCAAACACGGCGTACAACGTCTCAACGGCCATTAAGGTCGGTAGAATGCTCGAGAAGTATGATGTGCTTTGGTTCGAGGAGCCAGTACCACCTGATAATATTGAGGCTTACTCGAGGATAGCCAGGGCACTTGATATACCAATAGCCGCAGCCGAGACACTATTCACTAAGTATCAATGGCTTGAGTTCATGATTAAGGAGGCCGTGGACATAGCAATGCCTGACATAGCCAGAGTCGGCGGTATAACCGAGGCCATGAAGATAGCAGCACTTGCTGATTCCTTTGGAATACCAATGACATTCCACGTAGGCCTATCAGGTATTGGCTGCAGGGCAGCCACACTGCAGTTTACTGCTTCATTACCAAACCACGTAATATTTACACCAACCTATGAGCACTACTACATAGAGAAAAATCCATTAGCCTATGAAATAACCAAGGAACCGGTGGAAGTATTTAAGGGTGATTATGTAGAAATATCAAATAAACCAGGACTTGGTATAGAGATGAATGAGGAAAAATTAAGGAAGTATACAGAGGCCTAACCTTATATATTTAAATAATTTACTTAATAATCTTCTGGTCAAGTGACAAAATTAATTCTATAAAGAGGAATATAGAAAGATAAATAAAATTCTTCATAGATTTTAACAAAAACTAGGTTTAATCATTAAAATTAAACTCGTTAGCTACACTAACAACTGTTAGATATAGAATATAAAAATAAGCAGGTAATCGTTTTAGCGTGAGGATTTTTAGACTAACCAATAAAGGTTGGGTTGGAAACTTTGCAATAATAAATAATAAAATCTACGTATTATTAAGTGACCCAATAACCGCATTAAAGATTTATTCCGAAGGTAAGGACATACCATTAGGTCCCGAGGTAAGCATCAGTCTTGATGATTTACTTAATAAAGATTACACGTTTAAGGACCTTAGATTTACTAAGCCTTATGACCCACCTGAGGTTTGGGGTAGCGGTATAGTCTACGAAGTAGCCAGGGCTAGGTATAGCGAAGAGGATGTAGCCATGATAAAGGGTAGGACCATTTATGAGCTTGTTTATGACGCAGAGAGACCAGAAATCTTCTTTAAAGGTACAGCAAATAGGTGTGTCGGACATGGTGAACCCATAGCTATTAGAACTGATTCTGAATGGACTCTGCCTGAACCTGAACTCGGTGTGGTTATTGATTCCAGCGGTAAAATACTGGCTTATACTATTAGCGATGATGTTTCTGCAAGGGATCTAGAAGCGCAAAATCCACTTTACCTACCTCAATCAAAGATTTATAATGGCTCATGCGCCATAGGACCATTCCTAGTAACTCCAGACGAGATTGGTAATCCATACAGCCTTGATATATCAATGAGAATAATAAGAAACGGCCAAGTAATATATGAAGGCAGCATTAATACTTCAAGAATGAGGAGAAGAATTGAGGACCAAATAAAGTACTTAATTAGAAATAATAGTGTGCCTGACGGAACATTACTCAGCACAGGAACAGCAATAGTTCCCGGTAAAGATAAAGGATTGAAACATAGCGATATTGTAGAAATAACAATAACAAAACTGGGGATCCAAAGGACCCCTGTTGTAAAGCTTAATCTTTAGTCTATTATATTTTAATACTGGTAAAATTTAAAAATAGGTTAAAAAACAAGTAATACGATGCATGAGAAAGGTATATATATATAGGTCGTTATACTATGCCCAAGGATAGAGAATACTACGAAATCAGAAATCCTGCAGATACTAGGCAGATAATATCAAAATTTCCCAAATTAGCTAGGGATGATGTTAAAGCCGCAATCTCGATTGCTAAGGATGCATTTCAAAAATGGAGTAAGACTTTACCTGTTGAAAGGGCTAAAATACTCTATAAGACTGCAGAAATTATTGAGTCAAGGGCAAATGATTTGGCTAGGTTATTAACAATGGAGGAGGGTAAGACTCTTAATGATAGTGTGTTTGAGGTTGTCAGAACGGCGAACTTACTTAGATTTTATGCTGGTTTGATAACGAGAGCTCAGGGTAAGGTAATACCGTCTCAAGATAGGAACACGATAATACTTACCACCAGAGAGCCTCTTGGTGTAATTGCCGTAATTACACCCTGGAACTTCCCACTATCATTACCTGCATGGAAAGTAATACCAGCCATAGCCACTGGTAATACTGTAGTTTGGAAGCCAGCCAGTATAACCCCAACAATTGCTCTTGAACTCGTTAAGGTATTCTACGAAGCCGGATTACCAGAGGGTGTTTTGAACCTTGTAACGGGTCCTGCCAGTGAGGTTGGTGATGAGTTAGTAACAAATAAGGAGATAGATGCCATAACATTCACAGGCTCACTGCAGACTGGGAAGGAAATTAATGAAAAGATTGGTAGGCAAAACAGGTTTATTAGGATACAACTTGAGCTAGGTGGTAAGAATGCTACGATTCTTTCAAAGAATGGTGATGCCGACTTAGCCATTGAATTGACTGTTAGGTCCGCCTTTGGCTTAACTGGGCAGGCCTGTACAGCTACATCAAGGTTCTTGGTGCCTGAGGATATGCATGATGAGGTATTGAATAAGTTAGTAGAAAGGACGAAGAAGGTTGTTGTTGGTAATGGGTTAAAGAATGGCGTTGACATGGGTCCATTAGCAAGTAGGGAGCAGTATGAGAAGGTTCTGAGCTATATAGAGATTGGTAAGAATGAAGGTGCTAAGCTTGTTTATGGTGGGCAACCAATTAGAGGAGATGAGGAGTTTGATTATGGGTATTTTGTTATGCCGACAATATTTGACCAGGTAACTTCGGATATGAGAATAGCTAAGGAGGAGATATTTGGCCCGGTACTGGCTGTTATGACTTATAGGACACTTGATGAGGCGATAGATATCGTTAACTCCACGGAATATGGATTAATCGCTGGCATAATAACTAAGGATATAAGTGAGGCAGCAAGGTTTGCTGAAAACGTTAAGGCCGGTGTAATAAAGGTGAATAAGCCAACAATAGGGTTAGAACCCTGGGTACCCTACGGCGGTGTGAAGAGTTCAGGAAATGACGTATATAAGGAGATGGGTGAGGAAGCCATAGAATTCTTTACAAAAATAAAGGCAACATACATAGGATACTAATCCTTATTCTTAACTTGATAAAAATTATAATTTTCCTAAATTAGGTATAAAATTTAGGATGCTAAGCAAGGAAGACCTTCAAAAGATCCAAACAAAAAATGTCTTAAGACATCTTTATATATGTTATATAATACTAATACCTTAATTATTAATTTTACTCTACATTTATATTTAATTATTTCTTTGCTTAATAGCCACCGTGAATAGCCCTTTGATATAACCGATACTGTAAATTCTTCCTAGGTATGAATAGCCTGGTACGAACTCAACATCATTCTCAAGAGTCGGTGTATGATCAACCCTCAAGTACCACTCATGATCTATCTCAAGAAGTGCCTTTGCGGCTTTCACAAGGTCAGTCTTACCCTCACCGATCAAGGTCTCAACGAAGTTATACTTATCGCCCTGAACATCCCTGAAGTGAACAAAGTAGATCCTATCCTTCAACTTCCTAATTGCATTAGCAATATCATCAGTCATCAACGTGAAATTACCCATACAGAAGGTTATGCCGTTATGCTCACTCTTAACGAGAGCCATCAACTTCTCAAAGGCTTCCACACTATTCATAATCCTTGGAATACCTCTATAATCAGGTATTGGTGGGTCATCAGGGTGTATCGCTAATTTGACGTCATACTGCTCAGCAATAGGTATTATGTATTCAAGGAAATCCTTAAGATTCCTCCACAAGTCCTCGTGAGTAACCTTACCAACACGCTTAAGTATTGCCGGTTCAGGCGCATTCTTAATATCATCAATACTGAATCCTGTCACGTACATACCGCCCCTACCTTGAATATGAGTCCTAGTCCTGGACCATAGGATGCCAGCCATCCAATTATAGATCCAAATTTTAATACCCAACTTACCCATATTCTCAATAAGCCTAGCCACAGCATCCAACTCCTCTTCCTTCAACTCCCTAATACCAAGCCTAACACCATCCATTGGAGGATTATCCTCAATAGCCACAAGCCTAAGCCCATTCTCTTCAAGCATCTGTTTATAACGCATCAACGGTTCATAATCCCACGGCTTCTCCTCCTCAACCTGTCTCCAATCCCTAAACCACCTAGGCAAAACACCATCAACATAGTCAACACCCAACTGCTTAAGAGCACGCCAAAACCAACTGGGCCTATTCTCAAGTATTATTTCTGCAAATTTAGGTTCCATATACTAAACCAAGCGTTTAATAAGTAAATCAGAGATATAAATATGTAGTTTAACCGGTGAACAGTACAAGTTAGGAGATAAGTATCATTAAACTTTAAGTGACCTCTTAAATAATCCTTAATATTCCACGTTAATATACTCTTTTAAGTAGCGCACTATCTTACCACGAATTATGAAGTTATATCAATTAAGTATCTTAGGTATTAAATGATACATTTATGATTATGATAATATTATATGTAAGATAAAATCCTTAATAGGTTTAAGATATGCTTCAGGATAATGGCACTCTTCGGTTGGGTTGGTAAGGTGTTATATATTGATTTAAGTAATGATAAGGTGTGGATTGAAAATGTTGATCCCGAGATTTATGATAAGGTACTTGGTGGCGAAGGTTTTGCTGCCTACGTGATTTATAAGAGGTTGAGGGAAATAAAGGGTCCGCTTAATCCGTCAAATGTGTTGGTATTTGCGAGTGGTCCTTTGACCAGTGATTTGATTCCGCAGAGCGGTAGGGTTTCTGTTGGTTTCATATCGCCGTTGACAGGCATATGGGGCTCTGCGCACATAGGTACTAGGTTTGCATATGAGATGAAGAGGGCTGGCTTTGATGCGATTGTTGTACTTGGCAGGGCTGAGAGACATGTTTATGTTTATGTTAAGGATGACATTGCGGACATTAGGGATGCCAGTAAGTACTGGGGTTTAGATATTATTGAGACCGTTCATGCATTAAGGAGAGACCTTAATGACCAATCAATTAGAGTATTAGCTATAGGGCCTGCGGGGGAGCACTTAGTTAAGTTTTCAACAATAGCTAATGAGGAAGGTATTGGCGGTAGGGCAGGTGGTGGTGCTGTCATGGGTAGTAAGAACCTAAAGGCAATAGTAGTGAAGGGTACAAAGCCAATAGAGTTTGCCTACCCAGAGGAGTTGAGGAAATACGTTAGGGATCTAAACGCAAGGCTTGGTAGTTCCGCCAGAGGTGTGTCGCTTAGGAAGTTTGGTAGTGCTGGGAGCGTTGGGATCTATAACGAAATCGGCAACATACCAGTGAGGAACTTTGCCTGGGGTAGGTGGGATGATAATGAAGTATTCAAAATAACTGGCGAGACCATGGCAAAGACAATACTCGAGAGACCATACCCATGCACCACATGCCCAGTGGCCTGCAAGAGATTCGTCAGGGTAAAGCCAGGAAAGTGGTTCGATAAGGAATTTAGGGGTTTAGGGCCTGAGTACGAGACAATATCACTATTCGGTACAAACCTACTACTCAGTGATTTGGAGGCCATAGCGAGGATGAATGAGGATTGCGATAGACTTGGTCTCGACACAATATCCACGGGCAATGTCATAGGCTTCATATTTGAGGCTGCAGAAAGGGGATTAATAAGTAAGGAGATTGAGGGTTTAAGGCTCGAGTGGGGTAATGCGGATACTGTAATTAAGCTAATACGAAAAATAGCGTATAGGGAGGGTATCGGTGATTTATTGGCTGAGGGTGTTAGAAGGGTTTCGGAGAAGATTGGTGGGCAGGACTTTGCAGTTCATGTTAAGGGTCTTGAGATGCCTGCCCATGATGGTAGGGCATTCTTCGCCCATGCTCTCAGCTTCGTGACAATAAATAGAGGCGCTGATCACCTTGGATGGCCTCACATGCCCTGGAGAGGAATCGCAGTACCCGAACTTGGTATTGATGCTCGTAATGATAGGTACAGTGAATCTGAGGAGGTCGTAGATATAGTAATCAAGATGCAGAACTTAATGACAATATACGACTCACTCGTTATGTGCAAATATGCCTTTACGGCAGGACTAACCGTAACCGACATAGTAAATCTACTGAAATACACAACCGGCAAGGAATACACAGTTAATAAGTTAATGGAAATGGGGGATAGAATATGGAAAATAGAGAGGTGGATAGATAATCAACTAGGAGTAACGAACAAAGACGATAAATTACCAAGGAGAATGCTAACACCGCACGCCAATAGAAATGATACAAAAGTACCATATATAGTCGAGAAGTGGTTACCAATATACTACAGAAAGAGGGGTTTAACAGAAGATGGCATTGTTAAGGAACTAGACGTATAACTATCCGGTTGTAGATAGTGTACCACCGATGATTAGCATTATGGTCCAGAAACAGAAGGCGTTAGTTTAAGAATATCAGGTGCATGAGTGATTTAGGTTGACTTAGCGGCCTTTACAGTATTCCCTTAAAATCTTCATTAGTGCTATTCCGTCTTCACTTCCATAGCCTTTACTACTGGCCATTATGTAGAACTGAATGGCAAGACTAGCCATGGGTAATGGACAATTAATGTTTTTAGCAGACTCGAGTGTGTACATTAAATCCTTTATTATGAAGTCCACTGGGAAGTATGCCGAGTAATCCTCCTTAAGGATCTTCTCACGCCTTGCATCAAACCAATAATTATAGGCTGCTGTATCCTTGGCAGCTTTCAGAAAGTCCTCAATGCTCATACCGAACTTAGTGACAAACTGAAGGCCTTCGAGAAATACCAATAATTGTGCGAAGCCCATTGTGTTCGTTATTAGTTTAAAGGCGACAGCGGTCTCGATATTGCCCATATAGTAGATTTTACCTGATGATAGGTCCATGAGTAGTCTTTGTACGTTAGGGTTCTCAAAAATCTCCTTAGGTCCACCAACAAAGAGCGGTGTTTCTCCTCTCTCAGCTTGAGGTACGGTTAAACCCAGCATAGCTACGAGAAAACCAACACTTTTTTTACTACACTCCTCAGCAAGTTTCAGCTTGCTTGGTATATCCGTGGTGGTGGTTTCGATTGCAATTAGCCCAGGTCTAGGGGCTTTAAGGATGCCGTTCTCACCAAGATAAACGTTAAGCATGTCCTCGGATTTAGGTACATTAGTCAGCAGTACATCCACAATCGAGGCCATCTCGGCAGGTGAGGACGTGCCTTTGGACCCAAGTTTGGCGAAATCCTCAATCTTAGACTTAACAAGGTCATAGACATAAAGTTCATATCCCTTCCTGAGTAAATTTCTAGCCATTGCGCCACCCATTCTACCTAAGCCTATGATACCTACCTTAATCATAGTAAGTCATTTACTCTTTATTATTTATTTTAAATATTGTATATTACAGGTAAATAAAAATATTATGTCCTAGCATTGTTAACATACGTACTAATGATCTTTTTAAGGGCGTTTCTTAGATGAATATTTACCGTGGCTTTACTCATATTGAATTCCTTCGCTAAGTTGTTTAGATTTGTGCTTCTTGGATAGTTGAAAAAGCCATCATGGTATGCCTTAAGAAGTATTTTCCTTTCGATATCGGTTAATTCATACATAGGTGATGTAAAAATTACTGATTTAACTGATCTAGGTACCTTAGAGACATTAAATGTTATAATCCTACCATAATTATTAAATTTGTCATAAAGATCTTTAAACATTGCAGAGGAATATTCGTAATCCTTTGTAAAGAAATATGCCGTAAAGTCCTTAACTCCATCTTTAACGTAAGAACTCACTACGATACCTCCTTGTTCAAGTATTAGGTATTTTAACATTCCATTTATGTCGCCTAAGAATGTTATTTCATAGTTTCTATTGTTTAATTTATTTACAGAAACTACGTCAATTATATTCTTTAAATTTCTAAATCTTCTAATAAATGATTTGATAACGTCATTTTTCCTACTGCCTACGGAAATAACTTCAAAGCTATAGCCCCTTTCCCTATAAGGGTAGTAATATTGCATTACGGTCATTAATCCTTCGTAATCCTTAGTGTAATAACTCCAGTCATCAAAATGCTCAATTCGAACATAGAGCCTAACCAGTTTCATGGACCCGCATTATAAATACTTTATTAAAATCAATTTAAATTTTATCCGGTAATTAATTTTAAGTTTAAGATTTAATGTTGGCTATTTAGATCATGAAGCCTTTGCCTCTTCTGTAAGTTCTGGTGGGTGATATGTACGTGCATCATATCCAATTATTAAGCCAAGTATTGCCGTTAATATGGCATATATTGATAAAGCAAATAGCGTTCCGGATACGCCGATCATGGCGAACCACGTGGGTGCCCAGAATGAGCCAACCACAGCGGCTAGCTTTACGAAGAAGTAGCCCCAACCAGCTGCTGTACCTCTCTCGCGTGCTCCAAAGAATGCGTTTATTGATGTCATGCCTTGGCTGGCAGGTCCTATTACGTGGAAGAAGAAGAATGTTGATGCCCATAGCACAACTAACCAGAGCGGCCAATGATACTTTAGCGTTAGTCCCAGTAATGCCATTGAAATACCTGTCATGAATGCGCCCATTACATATTGAGCCTTAGTACCTATCCTGGGCGTTAAATATGCCGTTAATATTCCTGCAACGACACCAGCACCATAGAAAATAGCCGACGCCTCTATGGTTGCTAACGGTCCTGCCAACTTAAATGTTAATAATATATAAGGTAGGTAAAAGCCCCATGAGTAAAACTCAAAACCTTGTTCATAATTACCATTGAAGCTATAGACGAGTTCCCTCCACTTACTCCTCCTAAATATACTGAATGCGCTCCTAAGGCTCCTTGCAACCTTTCTCAATTCTACGTCTACATCGGGTACATCTGGAAGATCTATGCCATAGGTTTGCTTCAAAATTCTCTTGGCTGTGGCTAACTTACCTTGATATGCAAGCCAAAGAACAGATTCAGGAATCCTAGCTCGAAGCATCAGAACTATGAAGGCGAAGACACCGCCTAAGATCATTATTATTCTCCACATTATTGGATGCGTCAAAGAATGCAGTATGAAATAAAGAGGTAAGACAATAAATGCTATCGTAACAAGGTACATAAGGTACCACTGAAGCTGCCATAAGTTC
This is a stretch of genomic DNA from Vulcanisaeta moutnovskia 768-28. It encodes these proteins:
- a CDS encoding NAD(P)-dependent oxidoreductase, giving the protein MIKVGIIGLGRMGGAMARNLLRKGYELYVYDLVKSKIEDFAKLGSKGTSSPAEMASIVDVLLTNVPKSEDMLNVYLGENGILKAPRPGLIAIETTTTDIPSKLKLAEECSKKSVGFLVAMLGLTVPQAERGETPLFVGGPKEIFENPNVQRLLMDLSSGKIYYMGNIETAVAFKLITNTMGFAQLLVFLEGLQFVTKFGMSIEDFLKAAKDTAAYNYWFDARREKILKEDYSAYFPVDFIIKDLMYTLESAKNINCPLPMASLAIQFYIMASSKGYGSEDGIALMKILREYCKGR
- a CDS encoding fumarylacetoacetate hydrolase family protein, which translates into the protein MRIFRLTNKGWVGNFAIINNKIYVLLSDPITALKIYSEGKDIPLGPEVSISLDDLLNKDYTFKDLRFTKPYDPPEVWGSGIVYEVARARYSEEDVAMIKGRTIYELVYDAERPEIFFKGTANRCVGHGEPIAIRTDSEWTLPEPELGVVIDSSGKILAYTISDDVSARDLEAQNPLYLPQSKIYNGSCAIGPFLVTPDEIGNPYSLDISMRIIRNGQVIYEGSINTSRMRRRIEDQIKYLIRNNSVPDGTLLSTGTAIVPGKDKGLKHSDIVEITITKLGIQRTPVVKLNL
- a CDS encoding glucose 1-dehydrogenase, encoding MKAVTVIPGIPESLRLMDVSKPNPNKGQVLLKPIRVGVCGTDKEIIEGRYGKAPEGNQYLILGHEAVAEVVEIGDGVDNAGVGDIVVPTVRRPLNCDLPVDFCPVGHYLEHGIWGLHGHAAEYSVTDAKYLVKVPKEIVDVAVLTEPLSVVEKGIDMAMRIGQARFDWKPRTALVLGAGPVGLLATMVLRLMGLSTVTTATRPPDSLKAKLVKELGGTYVDSAVGQISGEFDIVVEATGSPQVINEGLGHIAPNGVYVLLGVYPSGGSLNNLGELMTSVVLNNKVIVGSVNAGIKHFEMALEHLRRAKDEFNNWPAKLITKRANLSNYQEAYTWTHDDIKTVLEIIQS
- a CDS encoding HEPN domain-containing protein, with translation MAKVGTYPFTHDLAELLRTIKSLGVDVPMELYLYADALSGEYTLARYPGRKPRVYNEDTAVRCVEYARRLIEFVKSVSKDSG
- a CDS encoding mandelate racemase/muconate lactonizing enzyme family protein; the protein is MKITDVITYVARAYVGKPVTGFRGPYEEVASKISHGFTAVYVKVVTDEGLIGWGEAIAREAPEATASVINALFKPMLIGKDPLDNEVLWEQLFSAMRIRGHYAGYYVEALSGIDLALWDIKGKYLGKPVYKLLGGAFRDKVRAYASSVLFMSPEDTVKEVERLVQSGFKYVKVKIGRGYDVDKAVIKAIRDSLGNDVEIMVDANTAYNVSTAIKVGRMLEKYDVLWFEEPVPPDNIEAYSRIARALDIPIAAAETLFTKYQWLEFMIKEAVDIAMPDIARVGGITEAMKIAALADSFGIPMTFHVGLSGIGCRAATLQFTASLPNHVIFTPTYEHYYIEKNPLAYEITKEPVEVFKGDYVEISNKPGLGIEMNEEKLRKYTEA
- a CDS encoding nucleotidyltransferase domain-containing protein, whose translation is MRGDSLNLLSQFLRTLAKYVEDGDKALKEYVNRLIQELPESTIVLFGSRARGDYLPNSDYDVAVILRQVSDVHSELLRLRSLKPEGLFLDLTILSIDDLDDPVIKEMLKGCKLLYDGLGINNKLGCMLS
- a CDS encoding aldehyde ferredoxin oxidoreductase family protein, with product MALFGWVGKVLYIDLSNDKVWIENVDPEIYDKVLGGEGFAAYVIYKRLREIKGPLNPSNVLVFASGPLTSDLIPQSGRVSVGFISPLTGIWGSAHIGTRFAYEMKRAGFDAIVVLGRAERHVYVYVKDDIADIRDASKYWGLDIIETVHALRRDLNDQSIRVLAIGPAGEHLVKFSTIANEEGIGGRAGGGAVMGSKNLKAIVVKGTKPIEFAYPEELRKYVRDLNARLGSSARGVSLRKFGSAGSVGIYNEIGNIPVRNFAWGRWDDNEVFKITGETMAKTILERPYPCTTCPVACKRFVRVKPGKWFDKEFRGLGPEYETISLFGTNLLLSDLEAIARMNEDCDRLGLDTISTGNVIGFIFEAAERGLISKEIEGLRLEWGNADTVIKLIRKIAYREGIGDLLAEGVRRVSEKIGGQDFAVHVKGLEMPAHDGRAFFAHALSFVTINRGADHLGWPHMPWRGIAVPELGIDARNDRYSESEEVVDIVIKMQNLMTIYDSLVMCKYAFTAGLTVTDIVNLLKYTTGKEYTVNKLMEMGDRIWKIERWIDNQLGVTNKDDKLPRRMLTPHANRNDTKVPYIVEKWLPIYYRKRGLTEDGIVKELDV
- a CDS encoding mannonate dehydratase; this translates as MEPKFAEIILENRPSWFWRALKQLGVDYVDGVLPRWFRDWRQVEEEKPWDYEPLMRYKQMLEENGLRLVAIEDNPPMDGVRLGIRELKEEELDAVARLIENMGKLGIKIWIYNWMAGILWSRTRTHIQGRGGMYVTGFSIDDIKNAPEPAILKRVGKVTHEDLWRNLKDFLEYIIPIAEQYDVKLAIHPDDPPIPDYRGIPRIMNSVEAFEKLMALVKSEHNGITFCMGNFTLMTDDIANAIRKLKDRIYFVHFRDVQGDKYNFVETLIGEGKTDLVKAAKALLEIDHEWYLRVDHTPTLENDVEFVPGYSYLGRIYSIGYIKGLFTVAIKQRNN
- a CDS encoding aldehyde dehydrogenase family protein; translated protein: MPKDREYYEIRNPADTRQIISKFPKLARDDVKAAISIAKDAFQKWSKTLPVERAKILYKTAEIIESRANDLARLLTMEEGKTLNDSVFEVVRTANLLRFYAGLITRAQGKVIPSQDRNTIILTTREPLGVIAVITPWNFPLSLPAWKVIPAIATGNTVVWKPASITPTIALELVKVFYEAGLPEGVLNLVTGPASEVGDELVTNKEIDAITFTGSLQTGKEINEKIGRQNRFIRIQLELGGKNATILSKNGDADLAIELTVRSAFGLTGQACTATSRFLVPEDMHDEVLNKLVERTKKVVVGNGLKNGVDMGPLASREQYEKVLSYIEIGKNEGAKLVYGGQPIRGDEEFDYGYFVMPTIFDQVTSDMRIAKEEIFGPVLAVMTYRTLDEAIDIVNSTEYGLIAGIITKDISEAARFAENVKAGVIKVNKPTIGLEPWVPYGGVKSSGNDVYKEMGEEAIEFFTKIKATYIGY